From the Candidatus Omnitrophota bacterium genome, the window GGTGAATAGCGATAGGGATTGACTCCCTTGGTCAAGACATAGCCGTCCCATAAATAGCGGTAATAATCGGTTTCCAAAATTGGCAGGCTCGGCAACAATAGCAGGCGGAAGATCGCCGCCCAGAATAGGACATCCCTCAGTTTTACGCCGCTATTCGTTCGCGCCGCCGTCAAAGCCGCCAACAGATAAAACAACGACATGGCTCCCAAAACCAACAGGAGCCAACGAATTTGCGATGGCTCTCCCTCTGGATCGGCGAAAAAGGAGAAAAAAGATAGAAATCCCGTTAGCAGCGCCATCGCCGCGCCGCGCCAGTGAAACGACGCTCTATCCGTCACGGTACCTGGCCATCGGCGGCCAGACTTTCCGCCTCCGGCTTGACGACATGCTTCCAAATATCCAGGAAGAAGGCAAGGCCGCAAAACAGCGCCCAACCCAATCCCGTCCCAGCGATAACCATAATCGAACGCCGGGGAAATACGCGCTTATCCGGTTTGATGGCGCGGCCCACGCTTACATCGCGGTATTGCGCGGAGTTCTGGCGGCTTTCCAGCAGGTCCGCTTCGTTCAACAGCGGCTGAATATCTTGCAGCGCGTTGCGCTTTTGTTGAATGAAACGCTCCATGGCGGCGATTTTCGTTTCCTGCCGCCGGATGGTTCGATTAAGAATGGATAATTGTTGAGTCGCTTCCGCGATTTGACGATTGACGGCTTCCAATTCCGTTTCGTCTTTCAACAACGAGGTTTGCGCATCCGCCGAAGCAGCGTTTCCCTGCTTCGCAATAGCTTCGATTAAATTTTTTTGCGCGGCGATCGACAACGTCAGTTCCCGGCTTTTGGGAATCAGCGCCTCCGCATACTGCGGCGTCATTTCGAAGGATAGCGCATCGTAAATCTTCATGCGTTCTTTCATGAACGGCTTGTTCTCTTCCTCCAAATAGAAATCCTCTACCTTATTCTCCCCGGCGCGTTGCACGGGAGCTACCCCCGTCAATTGGATGAGAAGCGAAGCAGCTTCCGCCTTCAGCTGGTCCAAGTTGGACGATATGCGGTTTTCCGCCAATTCCGCTTCGGCGGACGCCAATTCGATCTCTACTTTCGCCGCGCTTTCCCGCGTCAGTTTGATCTGCTTTTCCACGGCGATGCGCAGGATATCTTCCGCCCGTTTTTCGAAGAGGCCGATCCACGTATTCGCCATCATGGCCGAACCCGCCGCCGTACTGTAATCGGCGGAAAGTTCGATGGTTTGCGAATAGATAGTTTCCAGGTTGGTCTCTTTGATGACGGCCACGCTGCAACGCAGCATCTTGCGCAGATCGAAAATGGAAAGATCGTCCAGAGCGCTCTCCTTCGTCGAGTATATTTCTTCAATTTGTTCGCCGCTCAAATGGGCCAGCATATAGATGCGCGCTTCCAGCAGCGGATCGGCCGCTTCTCCCGGCGGCGCCGTCGCCGCCAACAGTTCCGTCATCAGGGGAATATTGGTGTTTTCAATTAATTGAAATTGGTTGAGCGTTTTCGCTTTCTCCCGCAGGTTCTGTTTCATCCGCCCCAGCGCCGGTTCTTGCAGCAGCCGATGAATCGCCCCTCGCTGCCATTTCAGCGTAGAGACGATATCTTGATACAAACTGTCCTGCGCCATGATGCCCCGGTACGTCAACACGTCGAACTGTTTGGGGATAAGTTGCAGTTGTTCTTTGTATTTTGGAGTAGTAACCAGGATTTTTGCGTAGGCGCGCCAGGTCTGGGGCCAGACTAGCGAGACGATAATGGATAGGACGGCCGCCGCAATCGTTCCTTTGAGGATGAAATATCGCCGCCGATAGAGCACCCGCAAAAAGGCGACAAGATCGTAGGAAAAGGTTTCCGCCATGAATCTTCTTCGCTTCTCTTCAGAATGATGGATAGAGCCATTGGATTCTAAGCGGAGCCGGAAGGAGCGTCAACCCGATAATAACAAAACAAACGGAGACGGCCGCTTTTCCGAAATCGATCGTAAGCGGCCGTCTCTCGAATATTCTTGCGAAAACGCCGAATTTTACAAAAACGAACCGGTGCGGATGCAGCGGGTGCACGCCAGAATCCGCGTCGTCTTCCCGCCTTTTTTGATGGTGATTCGCTGCAGGTTGGGAGAGAAAAGCCGCTTGGTTTTATTGTTAGCGTGGCTCACGTTGTTTCCCACCTGGGGCTTCTTTCCGCAAATTTGACATTCATGCGCCATGATTATTTTCCTCAACTTACCGTTTGCTCGCGGGGAGTGAAAAACCGAAAAGGGAATTATAACCAAACTGCCGGTTTTTCCAAGGGATGCAAANNNNNNNNNNNNNNNNNNNNNNNNNNNNNNNNNNNNNNNNNNNNNNNNNNNNNNNNNNNNNNNNNNNNNNNNNNNNNNNNNNNNNNNNNNNNNNNNNNNNTGGGCGCGTTTAGCCAATTCTTCTGCGCA encodes:
- the rpmB gene encoding 50S ribosomal protein L28, which encodes MAHECQICGKKPQVGNNVSHANNKTKRLFSPNLQRITIKKGGKTTRILACTRCIRTGSFL
- a CDS encoding Wzz/FepE/Etk N-terminal domain-containing protein; translated protein: MAETFSYDLVAFLRVLYRRRYFILKGTIAAAVLSIIVSLVWPQTWRAYAKILVTTPKYKEQLQLIPKQFDVLTYRGIMAQDSLYQDIVSTLKWQRGAIHRLLQEPALGRMKQNLREKAKTLNQFQLIENTNIPLMTELLAATAPPGEAADPLLEARIYMLAHLSGEQIEEIYSTKESALDDLSIFDLRKMLRCSVAVIKETNLETIYSQTIELSADYSTAAGSAMMANTWIGLFEKRAEDILRIAVEKQIKLTRESAAKVEIELASAEAELAENRISSNLDQLKAEAASLLIQLTGVAPVQRAGENKVEDFYLEEENKPFMKERMKIYDALSFEMTPQYAEALIPKSRELTLSIAAQKNLIEAIAKQGNAASADAQTSLLKDETELEAVNRQIAEATQQLSILNRTIRRQETKIAAMERFIQQKRNALQDIQPLLNEADLLESRQNSAQYRDVSVGRAIKPDKRVFPRRSIMVIAGTGLGWALFCGLAFFLDIWKHVVKPEAESLAADGQVP